In one Rutidosis leptorrhynchoides isolate AG116_Rl617_1_P2 chromosome 8, CSIRO_AGI_Rlap_v1, whole genome shotgun sequence genomic region, the following are encoded:
- the LOC139863793 gene encoding uncharacterized protein, which produces MSLIREIKKKLTLAQTKIFRDTCFGHWLDIKCNDNDPGYMHCLLMNQIDRSNNIAINGRKIIEGPEELWFQATRDHPIRCGRREFCLVSGLRFGPVTSFVDWIGQERCGFDLSISYRVFRKRHSGPRYLLEFHDNFFKDELKGNDKDKVIVAIALIINLCFVGKQLRDSVNDDFLLLLEDFELMNRCGYGRHTKMGRSIRLQAGY; this is translated from the exons ATGTCTCTTATTCGTGAAATTAAGAAAAAACTCACTCTAGCTCAGACAAAGATTTTCAGGGATACGTGTTTTGGTCATTGGTTAGATATAAAGTGTAATGACAATGATCCAGGATACATGCATTGCTTGTTAATGAATCAGATTGACCGTTCGAACAACATTGCAATCAACGGACGCAAAATAATTGAGGGGCCAGAAGAGCTATGGTTTCAAGCTACTCGAGATCATCCCATTAGATGTGGTCGACGTGAGTTTTGTTTGGTTAGCGGGTTACGGTTTGGTCCGGTTACATCATTTGTAGATTGGATAGGTCAAGAAAGGTGTGGTTTTGATTTATCGATTTCATATCGTGTATTTCGTAAACGACATAGTGGTCCCCGCTATCTTTTAGAGTTTCACGACAACTTTTTTAAAGATGAGTTGAAAGGAAATGACAAGGATAAGGTCATAGTCGCGATTGCGTTGATAATCAACTTATGCTTTGTTGGTAAGCAGTTGCGGGACAGTGTAAACGATGATTTTCTTCTTTTATTAGAGGACTTTGAGTTGATGAACCG ATGTGGATATGGGAGGCATACAAAAATGGGTAGAAGCATACGCTTACAAGCCGGTTACTGA